Proteins co-encoded in one Papaver somniferum cultivar HN1 chromosome 5, ASM357369v1, whole genome shotgun sequence genomic window:
- the LOC113283248 gene encoding uncharacterized protein LOC113283248, with protein sequence MAVPLSNHSLSFPPRISSFTKPSRIFASPTKIQLNQCLCKSKLGFPVSTASPISPVRRSFISKSKSIDGEEGNILPSLKTLIPLYKEAILDLDEQTVSDIEALICIIVKEKNELTQKVATLSENVASGKKNYIQVQADFENFRKRFEKDRARLTSNTQVDLIESLLPLVDNFERAKQQCRPETEKEEKLVASYQGIYKQFVETMRSLNVAVIGTVGKLFDPSLHEAIAREESQQFRDGIIIQEVRRGFLLGDRVVRPAKVKVSSGPGRQKPATTAEESTQPTVTASLDESLNR encoded by the exons ATGGCAGTTCCTTTATCCAATCACTCACTATCTTTTCCACCTCGTATTTCATCATTCACAAAACCCTCTAGGATATTTGCATCTCCAACTAAAATCCAACTCAATCAATGTCTTTGCAAATCCAAGTTAGGGTTTCCAGTCTCTACTGCTTCTCCCATCTCACCAGTCAGGCGTTCCTTCATATCCAAATCAAAG TCAATTGATGGGGAGGAGGGTAATATTTTGCCTAGTTTGAAGACCCTTATTCCACTTTACAAGGAGGCCATTCTTGATCTGGATGAACAGACTGTGTCTGATATAGAGGCATTAATATGTATCATTGTAAAAGAGAAGAACGAATTGACCCAAAAAGTTGCAACTCTATCTGAAAATGTAGCTTCTGGGAAGAAAAACTACATCCAGGTGCAAGCAgattttgaaaattttagaaAACGGTTTGAGAAGGATCGTGCTAGATTGACATCTAATACTCAGGTAGACTTAATCGAGAGCCTTTTGCCCTTGGTAGACAATTTTGAGAGAGCCAAGCAACAATGCAGACCAGAAACAGAGAAGGAAGAAAAGCTTGTTGCCAGCTATCAGGGCATATACAAGCAATTTGTGGAAACCATGAGAAGTTTGAATGTCGCTGTTATCGGAACAGTTGGAAAGCTATTTGATCCCTCT ctCCATGAGGCCATTGCACGTGAAGAATCTCAACAATTCAGGGATGGAATTATAATTCAAGAAGTTCGTCGTGGGTTTCTTCTTGGAGATCGGGTTGTACGACCAGCCAAGGTTAAAGTCTCTTCAGGCCCAGGTCGACAAAAACCAGCAACTACAGCTGAGGAATCTACCCAACCTACTGTAACAGCTAGCTTGGATGAAAGTTTAAACCGGTAA
- the LOC113283249 gene encoding uncharacterized protein LOC113283249, with protein sequence MNGCNEEGNYSNFCNIHPTKIQIGVCSLCLKERLVVLLATSSSKYKQRSRRRSTSSRKSHHIYVLQKVSALGSFLRRSESSRREQRLAAKSTDTDDTSTSTSSQEDSFISIKFEDNGNASWVKDSTEHCKPHSSATPTVTAPLKAKKIMHNVNTTTEKMKKKKKMDTDNRITSIVEHHGGTTGSDGGAGMLRWRKRVGQVLFQLVRLRKSTMMESGCQDSRSNKGKKSSSSTLKIRNKKNWIKTMTKKRDHRRV encoded by the exons ATGAATGGGTGCAATGAAGAAGGAAATTACAGTAATTTCTGCAACATTCATCCAACTAAAATTCAAATAGGAGTTTGCTCCCTCTGCTTAAAAGAAAGACTTGTCGTATTATTAgcaacatcatcatcaaaatacaaACAGCGTTCTAGGAGAAGATCTACATCATCAAGAAAATCTCATCACATTTATGTTCTTCAAAAAGTTTCTGCATTGGGCTCGTTCCTTCGTCGCTCTGAGTCCTCCCGGCGTGAACAAAGATTGGCGGCGAAATCAACTGACACTGACGATACTTCCACCAGTACCAGTAGTCAAGAAG ATTCATTCATATCGATCAAGTTTGAAGATAATGGTAATGCCTCGTGGGTTAAGGATTCTACAGAACATTGTAAACCTCACTCATCGGCGACGCCCACAGTAACAGCACCGTTGAAAGCTAAAAAGATAATGCACAATGTCAATACTActacagagaagatgaaaaagaagaagaagatggacacTGATAACAGAATTACTAGTATTGTGGAGCACCATGGTGGTACCACCGGTTCAGATGGTGGAGCAGGAATGCTTAGGTGGAGAAAGAGGGTCGGGCAAGTTCTGTTCCAACTTGTAAGGCTTAGGAAGTCAACAATGATGGAAAGTGGTTGCCAAGATAGTAGAAGTAACAAAGGCAAGAAAAGCAGCAGCAGTACACTTAAGATTAGGAATAAGAAAAATTGGATAAAGACTATGACAAAGAAGAGGGACCATCGTCGAGTATGA
- the LOC113283250 gene encoding E3 ubiquitin ligase BIG BROTHER-related-like isoform X2 — MDNEENKQNDTYRNSIPYVQLNRIDSDYAFALALQEQETPLRPFLASESESNDSDEDFEGDSETDDCVSDEMNEIDEAELLDLNKEASNDDEDLIALGEFVGTENKGLSTDKIKSCITPYAYKSQLEGKYGVDQCVICQTEYEEEEQVMTLPCDHMYHSECITTWLQIKKVCAICNTEISENLP, encoded by the exons ATGGATAATGAAGAGAACAAACAGAATGATACGTACAGGAACAGTATACCCTATGTTCAACTCAACAGGATCGACTCAGATTATGCTTTTGCTTTGGCATTGCAGGAACAG GAAACACCATTGAGACCATTTTTGGCGAGTGAAAGTGAGTCAAATGATAGCGACGAGGACTTCGAAGGTGATTCTGAAACTGATGACTGCGTGTCTGATGAAATGAATGAAATTGATGAAG CCGAACTATTGGATCTCAACAAAGAAGCGAGCAACGATGATGAG GATTTGATTGCGTTGGGAGAATTCGTTGGAACTGAGAACAAAGGGCTATCAACAGACAAAATCAAATCTTGCATAACTCCTTACGCATATAAATCACAACTGGAGGGCAAATATGGGGTTGATCA GTGTGTAATCTGCCAAACTGAGTatgaagaagaagagcaagtaaTGACACTTCCATGCGACCACATGTACCATTCAGAATGTATCACTACATGGCTTCAAATCAAAAAG GTTTGTGCCATATGCAACACTGAGATCTCCGAAAATCTTCCTTGA
- the LOC113283250 gene encoding E3 ubiquitin ligase BIG BROTHER-related-like isoform X1, whose protein sequence is MDNEENKQNDTYRNSIPYVQLNRIDSDYAFALALQEQETPLRPFLASESESNDSDEDFEGDSETDDCVSDEMNEIDEAELLDLNKEASNDDEDMEEDDIDPDELSYEDLIALGEFVGTENKGLSTDKIKSCITPYAYKSQLEGKYGVDQCVICQTEYEEEEQVMTLPCDHMYHSECITTWLQIKKVCAICNTEISENLP, encoded by the exons ATGGATAATGAAGAGAACAAACAGAATGATACGTACAGGAACAGTATACCCTATGTTCAACTCAACAGGATCGACTCAGATTATGCTTTTGCTTTGGCATTGCAGGAACAG GAAACACCATTGAGACCATTTTTGGCGAGTGAAAGTGAGTCAAATGATAGCGACGAGGACTTCGAAGGTGATTCTGAAACTGATGACTGCGTGTCTGATGAAATGAATGAAATTGATGAAG CCGAACTATTGGATCTCAACAAAGAAGCGAGCAACGATGATGAG GACATGGAAGAGGACGATATCGATCCTGATGAATTATCCTATGAG GATTTGATTGCGTTGGGAGAATTCGTTGGAACTGAGAACAAAGGGCTATCAACAGACAAAATCAAATCTTGCATAACTCCTTACGCATATAAATCACAACTGGAGGGCAAATATGGGGTTGATCA GTGTGTAATCTGCCAAACTGAGTatgaagaagaagagcaagtaaTGACACTTCCATGCGACCACATGTACCATTCAGAATGTATCACTACATGGCTTCAAATCAAAAAG GTTTGTGCCATATGCAACACTGAGATCTCCGAAAATCTTCCTTGA